The Gouania willdenowi chromosome 7, fGouWil2.1, whole genome shotgun sequence genome includes a window with the following:
- the ptges3a gene encoding prostaglandin E synthase 3, with translation MQPASAKWYDRRDSVFVEFCVEDSKDVKVKFDKSKFDFSCASGTENIKHHNAVDLFGEINPKESKHRRTDRSVLCCILKAEAGKSWPRLTKDKAKCNWLSVDFNNWKDWEDDSDEDLSSFDKFSEMMNSMGGDDLPDLDGADDEHDSVDSENDKMPDLE, from the exons GCAGCCTGCAAGTGCAAAGTGGTATGACCGGAGGGACTCTGTGTTTGTAGAGTTCTGTGTGGAGGACAGCAAGGATGTGAAAGTCAAATTTGACAAGTCAAAATTTGATTTCAG CTGTGCTAGTGGAACAGAAAATATCAAACACCACAATGCAGTGGACCTTTTTGGGGAGATTAACCCCAAA GAATCCAAACACAGACGAACTGACAggtctgtgttgtgttgtataTTGAAAGCAGAGGCTGGGAAGTCATGGCCGCGACTCACCAAAGACAAGGCAAAG TGTAATTGGCTGAGTGTGGATTTCAATAACTGGAAAGACTGGGAAGATGACTCCGATGAGGATTTGTCCAGTTTTGACAAATTTTCAGAG ATGATGAACAGCATGGGTGGAGATGATCTCCCTGATTTAGACGGAGCAGATGATGAG CATGATTCAGTGGACAGCGAGAATGATA AAATGCCTGATCTTGAATAG
- the mipa gene encoding major intrinsic protein of lens fiber a, translating into MWEFRSMSFWRAVFAEFYGTMFFVFFGLGAALRWTTGPHNVLHVAFCFGLAAATLIQSIGHISGGHINPAVTFAYLIGSQMSLFRAFFYMVAQCLGALAGAAVLYGVTPTNMRGNLALNTVQPGISLGMATTMEVFLTMQLVVCIFAVTDERRNGRLGSAALSIGFSVLMGHLLGMYYTGAGMNPARSFAPAVLIRNFVNHWVYWVGPMIGGAMGALLYDFMLFPRMRGLSERLATLKGTRLPEAEGQQEIRGEPIELKTQAL; encoded by the exons ATGTGGGAGTTTAGATCCATGTCATTCTGGCGAGCAGTGTTTGCTGAGTTCTATGGCACCatgttctttgtattttttggccTTGGGGCAGCCCTCCGCTGGACCACTGGGCCACACAACGTTTTGCACGTTGCCTTTTGCTTTGGGCTGGCAGCAGCCACTCTCATCCAGTCTATCGGTCACATCAGTGGAGGACACATCAACCCAGCTGTCACCTTTGCTTACCTGATTGGCTCTCAGATGTCCCTGTTTCGTGCTTTCTTCTACATGGTCGCCCAGTGTCTGGGAGCTCTGGCTGGAGCTGCTGTGCTCTATGGGGTCACCCCCACCAACATGAGGGGAAACCTGGCCCTGAACACG GTGCAACCAGGCATCAGCCTGGGCATGGCCACCACCATGGAGGTCTTCCTCACCATGCAGCTCGTAGTTTGTATCTTTGCTGTGACAGATGAAAGACGTAATGGACGCCTAGGCTCTGCTGCACTGTCCATTGGCTTCTCAGTCCTCATGGGACATCTTCTTGGA ATGTACTATACTGGAGCAGGAATGAACCCAGCCAGATCTTTTGCCCCAGCTGTCCTGATCAGAAATTTTGTCAACCACTGG GTATACTGGGTGGGACCAATGATTGGAGGGGCCATGGGGGCCCTGCTCTATGACTTCATGCTATTCCCTCGTATGCGGGGTCTGTCCGAGAGGCTGGCTACACTGAAGGGCACCCGCCTACCTGAGGCTGAAGGCCAGCAGGAGATCAGGGGGGAGCCCATTGAGCTCAAGACTCAGGCCTTATAA